The Paenibacillus sp. 481 DNA window GTAACGAATGAAATGAAACTTGAGAGAAAGAGACTGTACGAAGCTAAATTAGCCGAAATCAAGAATTATCCAGGTAAAAAATACAGTTTTGATGAAGCGATGAAAATGATTCGTGAAGGTAAAGCTGTAGCAAATGGAAAGAACAAATTGCAGCTGGACGAGAACGGAGAGTTAGAAATAGCTGTATTACAGGAAGAGGATTGCGAATATCTCTGGTATGAGCTACTGGCTATGCCACCAATGTTCTTGGTTGAGGAGTGGCACGAAGTGGATAGGGAAGATTAAACGGTAACAAACAAGTATTACAGTACACCAACATACATAAGACGGGGCATTACCATACTTGAATATCATGTCATAATGCCCCTTTATGTTTGGGTACTAGTAATAAGCTCGTATATAATTGGAAAGCCACACAAATCGGTCTTTATCAATCCAATGCTGGAAGTACCCGCAGCCAAGCGACTGCCACTGCTTCTGTTTCATAGAATACACCCAAACCTGACTACCGTCGTGAGCAACAAAGGCTTGTCGACTAGGCGAGAACCAATGATGATAAATGTTAGTTCCGCTCAACGGCGGCATTGCTTTATGTGTAGCGCTATACGCTGATCTCACTTTTTTAGATATAGTTAACTTATCATCGTACGACACGACTAAAGATAATGGCGTAAATGTCTCTTTTCCTGATCTCCATTTCAACGCGATATCGCCTCGTATACGTTCGTTGCCAACTTCAGCTTCCGTTTCAAAGTGGATCGTATCATCGCGCTGAAAATAAATCGGATATGGCCTTACAAACCCATCGCTGTGTGCGAAATAAGCGGCTTGCGGGTAAGATTTCAGCTTTTTTCCTGTACGATCATAAATAAGCAAGTCAGCACTTGTCCCTTCATGACCATCTGAATCAATAAGTAGCGCAAAATAGCTGCCGTTTGGAGATATCGCGATGTTGTAGATCATACGCTTGCTGTCGATGAGCTTGGTGACCTTCTGTTTAAGTAGGTCGATACGATTTACTTGCTTCCAGTTCACAACAGACAATAGCTCATTGTTAACGATGCGGTCAGCGTACCAAGCAAAGGGTGTATCGGCTTTTTTGGATGGAGGCAGGGGCGGAAAAGGGCTGAGTTGTAACGTGTTGAGGTTCACTTTATATGTTTCTCCTTGCTGTCCATACAATAAGAGTGTATCTCGTGTGGAATGTTGATCGTAAATGAAGCGATGATCATTGATAGGCGGCAGAGTGAGCGATCTGGGTTTGCCTTTTATAGAGAAAATATTCAGTTCGAAGTTACTGTTTTGAGAGTCGCATGTTGAGTCGGCACTTACTTGTGTAGGTAGGGTAGAAAGTAGTAATAATCCTGTCAGGACAATAGACAGTGTGATTCGCAGAGAGGGACGTAACAATGGTTGCACCTCCATTTTAATGGCCGATCATGTCATTCCAAAAAGATTATTCCTAACAAACCAAAGAGAAACTGAATGCTGCATAAAAAGGCGAACAGAGAGAGAATGACTATGACAACTGCCTTGCCGATAAGCTTGAAAAACGTCTTCATTCCGCTCGAACCTCCTAAACAATCCCATTATATCATGCGAAAAAACGGCTCTCCCTCACGCCTGTCTGAAATTTAACTAACAAGTGGATAACGAATGGTAAAAAAGAGTGAGAGCAATCCAGCTAGGACTGTCGGGCCAACGAAACGGAAATGATAAATTGTAAATAGTGTGTCGTATTCAGAAAAATGATAACATGTAGACGAAGACGTATTTCGAGGAAGACGTTACGTCACATTACATCACAATCGCGTAAACGAGAAATGAGGAACCCTTTTTGCAAAATTTCATCAAGTTAGGCATTCGCCCTGAAATAAATCAGGCTTTGCAAGCTAACGGTATTGTTAAGCCTACACCGGTACAGGAAGAGTCGATTCCATTGCTGCTTGCAGGGAATGACGTAATCGGTCAAGCACACACGGGAACGGGGAAGACGCTTGCGTTTGCTTTGCCTATTTTGGAGCGTATTGATCCGAATAATAAAGCGGTACAAGCTCTTATTGTGGCACCGACACGTGAGTTGGCGTTACAAATTACGACTGAGGTCCGCAAGATAGCGGATGCAATGGGCGGTATTCATGTATTGGCTGTGTACGGTGGCCAAGATGTTGAGCGTCAGATGCACAAGTTGAAAGGACGCCACGTCCATATCGTCGTAGCTACGCCAGGACGTCTGTTGGATCATATGCGTCGCGGTGCGATCCAATTGTCGCGCTTGTCTATGCTCGTGCTGGATGAGGCTGATCAAATGTTGCACATTGGTTTCCGTCAAGAAGTGGAGACTATTATTGAAGCGACGCCGACAACGCGTCAAACGATGCTATTCTCGGCGACGATGAACGATGCTGTGCAATCATTGGCTAGAAGATATATGAACCAGCCGAAACGTGTTCACATTCAAGGACAGCATATTACAGTTAAAGATGTGAGGCAGCGTCTCGTGGAGACGACAGATCGGGGCAAATTTGATAGCCTGTGCACGATTATTGACGAAGACAACCCTTATTTGGCGGTTGTGTTCTGTCGTACGAAGCGTCGTGCGAGCAGTCTCAACGAGGAATTGCAAGAGAAAGGCTACAAGTCAGATGAGCTACACGGTGATTTGACACAGCCGCAGCGGGAAAATGTCATGCGTCGCTTCCGCGAAGCGAAGCTGCAAATCCTAGTAGCAACAGATGTAGCTGCACGTGGACTTGATGTTGAAGGCGTAACGCACGTATTTAACTACGACATCCCGCATGATGCAGAGAGCTATGTACACCGCATCGGCCGTACAGGTCGCGCAGGCAGCACAGGTGTTGCGATTACATTAGCAACACCAAGAGATGGTGGCAAGTTGCACGATATTGAGCGTGAACTGGGCTTCTCGCTATCTAAACATAAATCGGATCGCGGAGCTTCTCAAGGGCGCTCAACAATGCAGAGACGATTTGGTTCTAAGGATGGAGCGCGTTCAGCAGGCCATGCAGGAAATAGAGATGCGCAAAAACGTGGAGCGAAGCGTGATACGCAACGTGGCTCTCAGCGTGATGGGCGTCGAGGCGCAGAGCGTGAAACAGCACGTGGAGGAGCACCACGTAGCGGTCAACGCGATAGCCAACGCGGAGGTCAGCGCGATGCGCAACGAGGTGGACAACGTGATACACAGCGCGTCGGTCAACGTGAGGACCAGTGGGGCGTGGAGCGTGAGTCAGCACCACGGGGCGGTCAGCGTGAAACAGCACGTGGAGGAGCACCACGCAGCGGTCAACGCGATAGCCAACGCGGAGGCCAGCGTGATGCACAACGCGGCGGACAACGTGAAGGCCAATGGGGCGCGGAGCGTGAAACAGCACGTGGAGGAGCACCACGCAGTGGTCAACGCGACAGCCAGCGCGGAGGTCAGCGCGATACGCAACGTGGCGGACAACGTGAAGGCCAATGGGGCGCGGAACGTGAGTCAGCACGTGGGGGAGCACCACGCAGCGGTCAACGTAACAGCCAACGTGGCGGCCAGCGTGATACGCAACGCGGCGGACAACGTGAAGGCCAATGGGGCACGGAACGTGAGTCAGCACGTGGAGGAGCGCCACGCAGCGGTCAACGCGACAGCCAGCGCGGAGGTCAGCGTGAAGCTGGACGAGGAGCACAACGTGAATCAGCGGGCGGTAACCGTGAGCGTTCAGGTAAACCCGCATCGTCGCGCGGTGGCTCTTCCTTTGTAGGCAACCGTGGTAAGTCTCGCAGCAGACGCTAATTCATGACGCAAATGCAATTAACTTTTTAGGAGCATCCATAAGCCTATGAATCTTGGTCAACAGCGCAAAAATGTTCGTGCTGGTCTTGAAGTTGACGTTGTCTTAAAGCAAGATCAGCGTACAGGCAAGAAAACGAGAGGTATCGTCAAAGATATTTTAACGAATTCTGCCAATCATCCACACGGTATTAAAGTCAGATTGCAGGACGGTCAAGTTGGCCGGGTTGCAGCCATTATTACTGCACAGCCGTAGGAATTATTTTTGTAAGTAAAAAAGCTTTTCTACCCCGAAACAGGATAGAAAAGCTTAGTTTGTCGAGAAAGCCCTCATCCGCAAAGATGGGGGCTTTTTCACGTCAGAGTAAATGCCGTATAAAAGAATGTACTTTTACATTGTTTCGTTCTCATTTTCACTCTAAGTTTACTATTAAATTTACATTAGAGTCGGGTCCAGTTGTTAATTGGTCAGCCTGTTAACTTTGTAGCTTATTAGCTAATTAGTTTGTTAGCTCCATCCATTGCTCATACACCGCATCAAGCTCCGCTTGGAGCTGCTCACGCTCCGTATAAAGCTCACCAAGCTTGGCTGCGTCCGATTGGCAATCCGGCTCCAACATTTTCTCATCGACTTGATGCAATCGCTGCTCAAGCTCAACAATTTGCCGCTCTAAGGTGGTCACTTTCATATTTGTTGCAGAGGATGAGGCAGAACGGTCTTTGGTGTTCGTTCTCGCATTCGTTGTAGCACTCGTACTCGTACTCGCCTTATCATTTACCTTAACATAAGGCTGACGTAAATCCGGCGCTTGCCGCTGTTCCGCGGGTTCTGAAGCCAGCAGAGTAGCTTGCTTATTCTGCTTCAGCACACCAGCACCACCAGCCGTACGATTCTCCGGCCTCAACTCTACCTGTTCTGGACGCTTCTCCTTGTAGTATTCAAAGTCGCCACCGTACGAATTTAGCTTGCCTTGCTCCAGTGCCCATATTTTATGCGCCAATCGATTTATAAAATAACGATCATGGGAAACGGCCAACATCGTGCCCGTATATTCTTCCAACGCTTCCTCCAATGCTTCACGGGAATCGATGTCCAAATGGTTCGTAGGTTCGTCTAGCAGCAGCAAATTCGGTTGCCGGTGCATAAGCACCGCCAGCCGCAGGCGGCTCCACTCACCGCCAGACAAACTTCTAACCTGCTTAAAAGCATCAGCGCCGTAAAATAAAAATCGCGCCAGCTGCCCACGAGCCGCACCCTCTTCCAAGGCAAGCTCAGTGCGGAAATATTGCAGCACCGTCATATGATGATCCTGCGGTGCTGCCTCCTGCGCCAAGTAGCCCAGCTCGACACGCGAGCCTAAGCGCACGCTGCCCTCGTCAGGAAACTCCTGCCCGAGCAGCATTTTTAACAGCGTACTCTTGCCCGAGCCATTGTCGCCGATCAAAATAGCTCGCTCCCCATAACGGAGCAAGTCGCTAACCTGCTCAAATAATAGGCGCTCACCGTAACTTTTTCGAACCCTATCCAGTGAGACGACTGTGGAGCCAGAGCGATCACGCTGTCTCAAGTCTAATTCTATAGCCTTGCGCTCCATAATAGGCCGTTTCAGCTTAGTCATGCGATCCAGTGCTTTCTGCATCGAGGCCGCGCGACGGTGAAAGCCGGCATTGGGTGGGTTAGCACGATTTCCCCAATCGATGAGCTGCTTGATCGTTTCTTGCATTTGCTTGATCTTTTTTTGCTGCTCTTGAAAAGCGGCAAACTGCCGCAATAGTCGAGCTTCTTTTTCCACCTGGTAGTCGGAATAGTTCGTTACATAGGTAACGGCCTCACCGTCTTCGAACTCGACAATCTTAGTCACAACGCTATCTAGGAAATAGCGGTCGTGCGAAATGACGACTACTGTACCTGCATACGTGCGCAGGAACGATTCCAGCCATTCAATGGCCCGCATATCCAGATGGTTTGTAGGCTCATCTAGCAGTAAAATATCAGGCTGTTCCAACAGCAAAGCGGCCAGCCCCACCTTCGTCTTCTCCCCACCAGATAAGGACGGGAAAGGGCGGGTGTACTGCTCCGTAGGGATGCCGAGCCCGTTGGCGACACGCTCGATCTGTGAATCGATCTCGTATCCGCCTGCTCGCTCAAATCGTTCCTGCACTTGCCCGTACTCTTGTAGCAAGCGGGCGAATCTTGCTTCATCGCCGATTTGTTCGGGATCGGACATAAGTTGCTCCAGCTTTTTCATCTGTGCGGACCATTCCAACTGCTGCTTGAAGCTTGCGCTTAGCACGTCGTACACCGATTCATCATGCACGTGCATCACTTGTGCCAAGTAGCCAATTTTGGCCCCTTTACGAATGGAGATTTCTCCTCGATCTGGCTTATCCAATCCTTTGAGCAGACGGAACATCGTTGTCTTGCCTGTGCCATTACGCCCGATGAGGCCGACCTTATCGCCTTCTCTAATGTCAAAGCATATGTCTTGAAGCACTAATTCGGCTCCGTAATATTTTTCGATGTGCTGAACTTGAATCATCATTTAGATTATCCTCCATAGATGACACACCACAGATGCCGCAAACGCCGCAAATGCCGCAAAAAAAGGCCGCAGGGAAATGTCCCTACGGCCTTTACTTAATCATCAATCGGAGCAAAAAAGAGTTAGAGCAAAGAAGCTCAACAGTTCCGCTTGAGGTTAAGGCAGGATGGTCATCTCACAATTTGAATAGTTTTGTATGGTAGTGCCATTCGTATTGCTGAAAATGGACAGACTTGTCCCGTTAACAGCTACATCATGGCAAATTACAAAAAGATCCAAATTGAGTTGGTGAATACGATTTGGGTTCAAATTGCGTTGTGTTTGTTCCATCCTGCCTCACCTCCTTTACATAAATTTGTAAAGATTGTATCACATTAAACCAAGCACATTCAAGCATGTTGGCGAATTTTTGTATCGGAATATTTGCCGTGAAATATGTATCGTGAAATATGTACTGTGAAATTTTCCGTAATATCTACCGTGATAATACTTTCAATAAAATTCGCTCATACCATTTCCAAGGTAAAATGCGACGCAGCAATTGCCCGATCTTGGCCTCCTTGCCTAATAAGTAGCGCAGTTTAGGCTTAGACATGCCAGCTATGCGTACAATGCACTGCGCCACTTCAGTCGCAGGCGGTGCTTGCTTCGCTGTCTGCTGTGAGAAGCGCAGCACAGCATCTATTTGCGCCCGATAGGGTGAGTGTTCGGGAGCGTGCACGACCTTCATGGCCTTATCCCAAATGTCCGTCTGGTAGGGGCCTGGCTCAACAAGGACCGCATAAACGCCATAGGGCAGCATTTCTAGGCGGAGCGATTCCGTAAACCCTTCGACGGCGAACTTCGAAGAGGCGTAGGGAGCGTAGCCAGGGTAGCCGGACAAGCCGCTGACACTGCTAATATTTATAATTTTGCCGTAGCGTTGCTGCCGCATAATAGGCAGTACCGCTTGTGTTACGGCCACTGTACCAAAGAAGTTCGTCTCCATTTGGTCATACCAGCCCTGTCGATCGACTTCCTCTACAAAGCCGCCAATCACACAGCCTGCATTGTTGACGACAATATCTATCGATCCGAAGTGGTCCATGATGGTCTTAATCGCGCGCTCAATACTATCCACCTGTGTAACGTCGAGCGAGAATACGTGAATATGCTCAGACACGCCAGCCAAATGAGCTTGTTCTTGTAGACGTCCTTGCTTCTCTACACTGCGCATCGATGCGATAACTTTGTATCCATGCTGGGCTAGAGCGATGCTTGTTTGAAGCCCGAAGCCACTGGATGAGCCTGTAATGAGTGCAACTGGACGTGAACGCAAGGTTTCAGATGAACTCGAATTCATATTTGTTAATCTCTCCTTTAATGAATGCTGAATGTATGTACGACAAAAAAGCCCCTTCTGCGGCACGTAGCGGCTATTGTAGCTTCTGCGCGGTCAAAGGGGACTTTTATGATATGAATGCAAAATTACATTTATTCCTCTGGTTGTGTTCGCTGTGGTTGTTGTTTGTTGTCAGTGAAGTCCTCACGCATAAAGCGCCAGAAACGCATCAGCTCTTCACGCTGTCTTAATGGAGATACCATAAACTCCTCAAAAAATAGACGCATCCTAGCATCGTGCACGATAAGAGAATTATCGGTCGGCAATACGGCATCGTTACAAGTTAAATAATCAATAGATACTTCGTATAATCGAGCGATTTCTTTAACCATATCGATATCGGGTTTACGATTCCCATTCTCGTAATTGGAGTAAGCGGAACGAGATACGCTTATGCGGCTGGCTACATCGTCTTGTGTCCAGCCTCGTTTCAAGCGTTCTTGTTCCATGCGTTGACTTAGCATGAAACCACCTCTCTACCCAAGTATATCGCTCGAAATCAAACCGTTAAGAGAATGTTTCGATAAGAATATCAAAATATAGTATAGACACGTAAAGAATACAATGGTAATATATTCTTGATTCGAAACGAAGCTGTAGATAGGAGATGTGAATCATTATGAATCTTTCTCGTAAATGGCTTATTCGCTATAGAGGCGCTAAAACTCAGAAAGAAGTGGCCGCTATGTCTGGCATTAACCGAAGTTCGTACTCCAATATCGAAACGGGAAGGCGTGACCCTAGCATTCATGTAGCTAAACGTATCGGACTAACCTTAGGATTTGATTGGAAATATTTTTTTGAGCAAGTTGAATCAGGAGATTAACAGATGTGGTGTTTGACGCATAAAGGCAAGCCGTTTGGACAGCCATTCGCGACAGAAATAGAAGTAGTAAAGATGTTTATTCGCTTACAATCTTGCTTTTTGGAACTAGGATATTGTGAACTGAAACGACTCCAGCGACAGCCGAAACCAGCAGCGTGTAACTAACAACATAGATTCCGATTGCCCATACAGATCGCCTTCGTTCCTATTAAATTAGGACGAAGGCGATTTTGTGTCATCGAACAAGCATGCTATTTATGTTAAAATGAAGAGGTGATTTCATATTTTCTCTTCATTTCCCAAATGAAAGGTTTGGAATGTGTCTATGTCACGCTTGCGGGATTCGATGACAAATTTAGTTGCTCTTCCTTCCGTCCGTAAGCAGAAGCGAGCTGCGTGGACGTTAGGCTTAATTGTGCTGCTCGCCTCTCTGTTTGTTCTTCCGATTGCTTCCGATCGAATTGTGGAAATACGTCCTTTTTTTCCGATGCTTATCGCATGGATTATGTTCGGTAACTTTATGACGGCGTATTTGATATATTCGCAGTTTCGTGCAACGGGTAGTAAACCGATGCTGCTGTTATCGGCAACTTATCTGTTTACGGGCATCATTACGATTCCTAATCTGGTTACGTACCCCGGTATATTTAGTGATGTCGGGCTGCTGCATGCGAATAGCCAAACTTCGATTTGGTTCTGGGTATGCTGGCATGCTGGATTTCCAATTGGCATTTTATTATACATTTACAGTATAAAGCGAAACACTTCGTCTGTACTGCACACAAAAAGCCGCCTGTACACCGCGATTACGTATGGTGCTGTCGCTTTATTCGTGCTGCTGCTGGCGTTTTTGCTGCCGCGTATGCAAGTGTTTTTTCCAACGGTCATTGTACATGATGACTATCGATTGCTGATCTCGTCAGGTATAGGCCCAGTATTATGGCTGCTGAACGGAGCTGCAATGATTTATTTATTCGTCACTACACGTATGAAGAGCTTGCTTCATTTGTGGCTGATGTTGTCTGTGTTTACGTTCTTTCTTGATGTCACACTGACCTTATTCGGAGGTGCCCGCTATAGTATTGGCTGGTATGTGGGACGGTTGAACTCGCTTATTTCGGCGACGACGGTATTGTTCGTCTTTTTTAACGAATTGAACGTGCTTTACGTTCGTTTGACCCGTTCTAAGCACGAGCTAAGGCAGTCGAAAGAGCTGGTGAAATCGGTATTGGACAGCATTACGGACGCGTTCTTATCGGTCGATCGAGAGTGGCGCTATATTTATTTGAATAAAGCTGCGGAAAAGTATATGCGAGTGTCGTTCTCGCAAGTGAAGGGTGAAGTGATCTGGGACATCAACCCTGGCCTGCTGAAAAGTGAACGCTATCAACAGTGTCGTAAAGTGATGGAGGATAAGGTGCCTACGGAGATTGTTGAATTTGACGAGTTCCGAAAACGCTGGTTAGAGGTACGTATTTACCCATCCAGCCAAGGGATATCGGTCTATTTTTGCGATGTGACCGAACGTATGGAAGCGGAGAAGCAGATGAAAGAAGCGAACGAAAAGCTGCGTATTGCGAATCGGTTGCTGACTGATTTTTCATATACAGACGGATTAACGGGTGTGTACAATCGGCGCTATTTTGATATGCTGCTTGAGCAGGAATGGCAAGGGTGTGCGCATGAAGGGATGATGTTGTCCCTGATTATGCTCGATATTGATTATTTTAAAAGGTATAACGACACGTATGGGCATCAAGCGGGGGATGAATGTTTGAGGCAGGTGGCGCAAGCCATTCGCGAGACCGGGGAGTGGCCGAGTGGGGTGGTGGCACGCTATGGTGGCGAGGAATTCGCTGTTATTTTGCCGCGTGCATCTGCTGAGGAAGCGGCGGCAGTAGCAGAGGCCGTTCGTCATGCGGTCGAGGCTTTGAAGCTGCCGCATTCGGCATCCTCGGTCAGCACGGTTGTAACGTGCAGTCTTGGTATTGCTACTGAGTTGCCGCAGCTATCGACGCACGAAGCGGACGAGTCAGGAACAGGCCTGCTTGTGCAGCGCGCGGATCGCGCGTTATATGCGGCTAAGCAGGCGGGGCGCAATCGTCTCGTAATAATAGAGTAAGGCGACAAGAAATGATGCAAGGTAAGCAGTAAGGTGAGTAGTGAAGTTAAGTAGTAAGGTAGTGGGTAAGTAGCAAAGCAAAGTAAGTAGTAATGTGAGTAATAGGGGAAGTAGCGAAGTAAGGTAAGTAGTAAGTAGTAAGTAGTAAGGCAATAGGCAAGTAGGCAGTAAGTCTGCCATTTCTTACGTGTCAGTCAGAAGAAAGAAGATGATGATGTTGAAAAAGGTTCACATATATGCGATGTTATGCTTCGTTATGTTGTGCTGGGGCTTGAATGTAACAGCAACGAAGCTACTTGTGACGAGCTTTGCGCCCGTTACGATTACAGCATTTCGCATATTGGCGGCAGCGTTGTGCGTATTCGCAATTTTGTCATTGTCCAAGCAAGTAAGGATGCTGACGAAGCGCGAATTCGTATACGTGCTGCTTGGTTCATTGTTAAATGTGGTTGCACACCACTATTTTTTGTCAATAGGGCTATCCCGTACGTCAGCAGTTAATGGCGGACTCATTATCGGGACAGGCCCGTTGTTAACGACGATATTTGCGCTATTATTTTTGGGCAGTAAATTGACGCTCTTAAAATCTGCGGGTATTATCCTCGGTTTCTCTGGCGTGTCCTTAATTGTTCTCGTGAGCAACGGCGGAATGAGCGGGGTATCGATCGGAGATCTGTACGTATTTCTCGCGATGGCGGTACAGGCTGCCAGCTTTATTTTAATAAAAAGAATGTCCGCTACACTGGACCCGCGTCTTATGACAGGCTATATGCTCTTGTTGGGTTCTGTCTTTTTGTTTATGATCAGCCTTATTGTGGAGCCGCAAGGCTTAGCGACATTGACGCAAGGCTCTGTTAGCATGTGGGTCATTTTCTTTGCTTCAGCGTGTATTGCGACAGGCGTCGGTCATATGATGTACAACTATGCAATCGGGTTAGTGGGCACGGTGGAATCCGCTATTTTTATTAATTTAAGCCCTTTCTTTGCACTGATTGGCTCTGCGGTATTCTTAGGCGAACAAATTCTGCTTGTGCAAATTGTAGGGTTTGTGCTTATTATTGCGGGCGTGCTGTGCGGTTCAGGAGCGTTGGAGGAACGTATACGTTCACTGAGGCGCAGTGCAGGAAGAGTGGAGAAGGTTACGCAAAAGGCATCCTAGTTTAGTTGCTGCTATGCCGCGCATATAGGTTAATGAAAGACCCTGAACACTTAACGGAGTGTTTAGGGTCTTTTGTCTTTGTTAGCTATTGTAGCAGCGATTACTTAAAATCGGCCTAGTAGACCTAGTAGCCTTAGTATGCTGCTGTAAACCGATTACGCGCAAACTGAGGCTTCTCCAATTCATCTATCATCGCAACAGCGTAATCTTCGTAAGAAATATGACTATTTCCCTCAGCGTCTACCACAAGCGTATCTGTGCTTACACGGTAACGGCCAGTGCGCTCTCCTGCTTGAATCAAGCCTGCTGGACTTAGGTACGTCCAGTCCAAATCCTGTTCTGCAAGGTACATATTTAACGCTTCGCCCTGTGCATATGCGTTAGGCTTCCAAGCTTCTGGGAAATTTGGCGATTCAACGACCTTCATATCGGAGTCGGCAGAAACTTTGAGGCTTCCTGCGCCGCCAACAGCAAGCAATCGTGTGCCAGCAAGCTTAGCACCTGTAATGAGATGGCGAGTCACCTCGTTGAGTTGTGCTTCGTTTCCATGCGCGGGACCGTATGCGCTAATGATAGCGTCTTGGCCTTTACTCATTTGTGCAATTTGCTCTTGTTCTATGCTGCCGACTACAACTTTTAAGCTCGGGTGCTGTTGTGTGACACGCGCTGCGTCACGAACAACGGCAGTAACATGATGTCCTCTCTGCAAAGCTTCACCTACAATGCGTTGTCCGATATTTCCACTAGCGCCGTATACTAAAATATTCATAATGATGTTCCATCCTCTCTGAATACGTAAATTTTGTTGTACAAATATCTAGATTGCTTAGGTCAACTGGGCCGTCTTATGTTATCGAGGTCGAGGTGCTTGTAACGCGAAAAATGATTTAGCCTTAGTGATCGTACTTACAATCTTGTTGTAACTACAATGGTTACAACTAAGTCAAAAAAAATTAGTTGCTTGAAGCACCATTTTTTATTTTTTGTTTAAAATCGTCTACAAGCGTATCTAAGCTTACACTGGCTAATGATTGTTCCATCGCCACTTGAGCCTGGACCAACTTTGTTTCCAGCACGGATTGTATATTTGCGCCGACTGGACAATTGGGATTCGGTTGTTCATGCATTTGAAAAAGTTCGCCTGACTCGACTACTTCCACTGCATGATATATATCGAGCAGCGTGATGTCGTTCAGTTCTTTTATAATGGAGGCTCCTCCTGTACCTGGACGTACTTGTACGAGCCCTGCTTTTTTCAATTGGCCAAGAACTCTCCGAATCACTACAGGGTTGGTGTTTACGCTTAGGGCAATCCATTCGGACGTGCACAATCGCTGCCGCTCTAGCGACAACAAACATAATATGTGGACGGCCACGCTAAAGCGACTACTAATTTTCATCTTTCGTTTACCACCTCGATGTAACAAGTATAGTTACAACCAATTTGGAAGTCAAGAGGATTTCTAATGTGTTATAGTAGTGTGGTAAATCCAACCAATAAACCATTACACAAATGCTTAACGCGGAGGGCACAATATGACTACGTTATCGACACCGTTATGTAAGCTGCTTGGAATGAAGTACCCTATTATTCAGGCGGGAATGGCCGGAGGCCCGACAACGCCTGAGCTAGTCGCGTCTGTAAGTAACGCAGGAGGTTTGGGAACGCTCGGTGCGGCGTATATGACGCCAGAGGATATGCGAACAGCGATCCGACGTATTAAGGAGCTGACCGCGAAGCCATTTGCCGTCAACTTATTTGTTGTTAATATGACGGATGATTGGACGCGGCTGCAAGAGGCGCAGGCGGTGCTTAACCCGATGCGCGAAGCGCTGCAAATTCCGCAAGCTGACCAGAACCAAGCTTATGCGACAGTAGATAGATTCGAGGAGCAGTTTGCTGTATTGCTTGAAGAGCAGGTGCCTGTCATAAGCACGGCGTTTGGTGTGTTGT harbors:
- a CDS encoding MASE4 domain-containing protein, whose amino-acid sequence is MTNLVALPSVRKQKRAAWTLGLIVLLASLFVLPIASDRIVEIRPFFPMLIAWIMFGNFMTAYLIYSQFRATGSKPMLLLSATYLFTGIITIPNLVTYPGIFSDVGLLHANSQTSIWFWVCWHAGFPIGILLYIYSIKRNTSSVLHTKSRLYTAITYGAVALFVLLLAFLLPRMQVFFPTVIVHDDYRLLISSGIGPVLWLLNGAAMIYLFVTTRMKSLLHLWLMLSVFTFFLDVTLTLFGGARYSIGWYVGRLNSLISATTVLFVFFNELNVLYVRLTRSKHELRQSKELVKSVLDSITDAFLSVDREWRYIYLNKAAEKYMRVSFSQVKGEVIWDINPGLLKSERYQQCRKVMEDKVPTEIVEFDEFRKRWLEVRIYPSSQGISVYFCDVTERMEAEKQMKEANEKLRIANRLLTDFSYTDGLTGVYNRRYFDMLLEQEWQGCAHEGMMLSLIMLDIDYFKRYNDTYGHQAGDECLRQVAQAIRETGEWPSGVVARYGGEEFAVILPRASAEEAAAVAEAVRHAVEALKLPHSASSVSTVVTCSLGIATELPQLSTHEADESGTGLLVQRADRALYAAKQAGRNRLVIIE
- a CDS encoding DMT family transporter, producing the protein MMMLKKVHIYAMLCFVMLCWGLNVTATKLLVTSFAPVTITAFRILAAALCVFAILSLSKQVRMLTKREFVYVLLGSLLNVVAHHYFLSIGLSRTSAVNGGLIIGTGPLLTTIFALLFLGSKLTLLKSAGIILGFSGVSLIVLVSNGGMSGVSIGDLYVFLAMAVQAASFILIKRMSATLDPRLMTGYMLLLGSVFLFMISLIVEPQGLATLTQGSVSMWVIFFASACIATGVGHMMYNYAIGLVGTVESAIFINLSPFFALIGSAVFLGEQILLVQIVGFVLIIAGVLCGSGALEERIRSLRRSAGRVEKVTQKAS
- a CDS encoding NAD(P)-dependent oxidoreductase, encoding MNILVYGASGNIGQRIVGEALQRGHHVTAVVRDAARVTQQHPSLKVVVGSIEQEQIAQMSKGQDAIISAYGPAHGNEAQLNEVTRHLITGAKLAGTRLLAVGGAGSLKVSADSDMKVVESPNFPEAWKPNAYAQGEALNMYLAEQDLDWTYLSPAGLIQAGERTGRYRVSTDTLVVDAEGNSHISYEDYAVAMIDELEKPQFARNRFTAAY
- a CDS encoding Rrf2 family transcriptional regulator, with protein sequence MKISSRFSVAVHILCLLSLERQRLCTSEWIALSVNTNPVVIRRVLGQLKKAGLVQVRPGTGGASIIKELNDITLLDIYHAVEVVESGELFQMHEQPNPNCPVGANIQSVLETKLVQAQVAMEQSLASVSLDTLVDDFKQKIKNGASSN